One region of Eupeodes corollae chromosome 1, idEupCoro1.1, whole genome shotgun sequence genomic DNA includes:
- the LOC129947946 gene encoding uncharacterized protein LOC129947946 has product MADKKRTRNPNFSLKEKRTLLECAYEEKAIIENKKTDGVTWKEKETAWERIASNFNSHSDSACYRTVEALKKFYQGYKKEIRKVAADEKMSRIQTGGGKAINVRDENFDLAISIMNPKTITGYENIFDGNGADELFENEPGTSTNIIEERQDDEPIKDWGKYKPSQLRNLIHPKLKRSHENISDEQEVIYENIDDNSPRTSIVMSKGFKKQFDNSTTKTENKSNWCGRRRPVASTLPSSKITEQYMYTAIGNKN; this is encoded by the exons ATGGCTGACAAAAAAAGGACAAGAAATCCcaatttttctctaaaagaAAAGCGAACACTTTTAGAATGTGCTTATGAagaaaaagcaataattgaaaataaaaaaacagatggAGTTACGTGGAAGGAAAAAGAAACAGCTTGGGAGAGAATAGCATCGAATTTTAATTCCCATTCGGATTCAGCATGCTACAGGACCGTCGAAGCActcaaaaaattttaccaaggctataaaaaagaaattaggaAGGTGGCCGCAGACGAAAAAATGTCCAGAATTCAGACTGGAGGTGGCAAGGCCATAAATGTACGCGATGAAAACTTTGATCTTGCCATATCCATTATGAATCCAAAAACAATAACTggatatgaaaacatttttgatggtAATGGTGCAGATGAGTTGTTCGAAAATGAACCCGGAACCAGTACAAACATT aTTGAAGAAAGGCAGGATGATGAACCAATTAAGGATTGGGGAAAATACAAACCTAGTCAATTGAGAAACCTGATACATCCCAAATTAAAGAGAAGTCATGAGAATATATCTGATGAGCAGGaagttatttatgaaaatattgatgACAATAGCCCAAGAACTAGCATTGTTATGTCCAAAGGATTTAAAAAGCAGTTTGACAATTCAAccacaaaaacagaaaataaaagtaactGGTGTGGAAGGCGCAGACCAGTTGCTTCAACATTACCTAGCAGCAAAATAACCGAGCAATATATGTACACAGCTATCGGAAATAAAAATTGA
- the LOC129947951 gene encoding uncharacterized protein LOC129947951 produces MNFELADLLEDDVEVLELIEVGVPRQVYDRNEYFFSFDELAFYKRFRLTKKMAIHVLEQIEKDLERPYNRNNSIPPINQLLVALRFFATGNHLLSIADFGGIHVSTVSRIVSRVATRIAKNMNYVPLELHIHKNKK; encoded by the exons atgaattttgaattggcCGATTTGCTGGAAGATGATGTGGAGGTCCTTGAATTGATTGAAGTTGGTGTCCCCCGTCAGGTTTACGATAGGAATGAGTACTTTTTTAGTTTCGATGAATTGGCCTTCTACAAAAGATTTCGTTTGACTAAAAAGATGGCTATCCATGTATTAGAACAAATCGAGAAGGATCTAGAACGACCTTATAACAG AAATAATTCAATTCCACCCATAAACCAGCTATTGGTAGCTCTACGATTCTTTGCTACAGGCAATCATCTTTTAAGTATTGCTGATTTTGGAGGGATACATGTTTCAACTGTTTCAAGAATAGTTTCAAGAGTTGCCACAAGAATTGCAaa aaatatgaaTTATGTACCCTTGGAATTACATATCCATAAGAATaagaaataa